The Rhineura floridana isolate rRhiFlo1 chromosome 10, rRhiFlo1.hap2, whole genome shotgun sequence genome includes a region encoding these proteins:
- the NOM1 gene encoding nucleolar MIF4G domain-containing protein 1 isoform X1, with the protein MKRAASISSASGIGRSRNGRRGRQQQKADNLQKLGLAVREFVEAAAAGGIESGGGFSSPPGVPLQHQQPPSALRSRKSRRELRREKRKLKRRRRRLLGGGETAAEVKTSGKKEQPPKGEKKNNKPVLPPLPQAPERGKSLPASEGQRERPGKASPSASSALARKRALLAANEAEERKIRRLERQLGLSKRRKKKQEQQEGRRGAAAALPPSFARDGLGYVLGALESGATFSGLYESSEGEGEEGEGREEEEEEEEEEEEDLVVGEDPRSSDESTVEGESESEEEESRSLSSSEPGGKEPTSPRDKDENPCQDATKYIPPQMRRSEETIDAKKREELERLRKALKGLTNRLSEPNLASISGQLEELYMANSRKDMNETLTDIVISVCVTTSAMPPRLVMEHVLLVSILHRTVGIEVGAHFLETVVRKFDEVYKIDTEGKECENVLALIAHLYNFHVVHSLLIFDILKKLVSTFSEKDIELILLLLKNVGFSLRKDDALALKELIMEAQKKANAVGKQYQDQSKVCFMLETMLALKNNDMRKIPGYDPEPVEKLRKLLRTLVHNSSSGKEAQLRVSLESLLSADRVGRWWIVGSSWSGAPMIDGTSSKIQQILPEGKVSSKILELARKQRMNTDIRRNIFCILMSSEDFLDAFEKLLKLRLKDQQEREIVHVLIDCCLQEKTYNPFYAYLSAKFCEYERRFQMTFQFSIWDKIRDLGNLSTTAFSNLVHLLAHLLKTKSLFLTVFKVIEFSDLDKPKVHFLRQVLSALFLKTDPEELNHIFGKLADNPKLGMLHEGLKLFLTHFLLRNIQTHKSVKEATLLKERIELVTRTLKAKESRLKL; encoded by the exons ATGAAGCGGGCGGCCTCTATCTCCTCAGCGTCCGGAATTGGCCGGAGCCGCAATGGGAGACGAgggcggcagcagcagaaggCCGACAACCTACAGAAACTGGGGCTGGCGGTGAGGGAGTTCGTGGAGGCGGCTGCTGCGGGGGGAATCGAAAGCGGCGGCGGGTTCTCCTCTCCTCCCGGGGTACcgctgcagcaccagcagccCCCGTCAGCGTTGCGGAGCAGGAAGAGCCGCCGGGAGCTGCGGCGAGAAAAACGCAAGCTGAAGCGAAGGCGGCGGCGGCTCTTGGGCGGCGGTGAGACGGCAGCGGAGGTGAAAACCTCTGGAAAGAAGGAGCAGCCGCCGAAGGGGGAGAAGAAGAACAACAAGCCGGTGCTGCCTCCGCTTCCTCAGGCCCCCGAGCGAGGGAAGAGTCTCCCCGCCTCCGAAGGCCAACGAGAGCGACCCGGGAAAGCCTCCCCTTCCGCCTCATCGGCCCTGGCGCGCAAGCGAGCTTTGCTGGCGGCCAACGAGGCGGAGGAGAGGAAGATCCGGCGGTTGGAGAGGCAGCTGGGGCTGAGCAAGCGTCGGAAGAagaagcaggagcagcaggagggGCGGAGGGGAGCGGCGGCGGCTTTGCCTCCAAGCTTCGCCAGGGACGGGCTGGGCTACGTGTTGGGAGCTCTGGAGTCGGGAGCCACCTTCTCCGGCCTATACGAGAGCAgcgagggagaaggagaggagggagaagggagggaagaggaggaggaggaggaggaagaagaggaggaggacttagTTGTGGGGGAAGACCCACGAAGCTCAGACGAATCCACTGTGGAAGGAGAAAGTGAAAGCGAAGAGGAAGAAAGTAGGTCCCTCAGCAGCTCAGAGCCTGGAGGCAAGGAACCCACCTCCCCCAGAGACAAGGATGAG aatccTTGCCAAGATGCTACAAAGTATATTCCCCCTCAAATGCGAAGGTCTGAAGAGACAATAGATGCCAAAAAAAGGGAAGAATTGGAAAGGCTGAGGAAAGCATTGAAAGGTCTAACTAACAG GTTGAGTGAACCAAATTTAGCCTCTATAAGTGGACAGTTAGAGGAGTTATACATGGCAAATAGTAGAAAAGATATGAACGAAACACTGACTGATATCGTTATTAGTGTTTGCGTTACAACATCGGCAATGCCTCCCAGGCTGGTGATGGAACATGTACTTTTAGTTAGCATCCTTCACCGAACAGTTGGAATTGAG GTTGGTGCTCATTTTTTGGAAACTGTGGTGAGGAAATTTGATGAAGTCTACAAAATTGACACTGAAGGGAAAGAATGTGAGAACGTGCTTGCCTTAATTGCTCATTTGTATAACTTTCATGTGGTGCATTCATTGCTGATATTTGACATCTTAAAGAAGCTTGTTAGCACTTTTTCTGAAAAAGATATTGAGCtaattctgctgctgctgaaaaatGTGGGCTTTTCCTTGAGGAAAGATGATGCTTTGGCACTGAAAGAACTTATCATGGAGGCCCAGAAAAAAGCAAACGCAGTAGGAAAGCAGTACCAGGACCAGTCAAAG GTATGCTTCATGTTGGAGACTATGCTGGCACTAAAAAATAACGACATGAGAAAAATCCCTGGTTATGATCCTGAGCCAGTTGAGAAATTAAGAAAGCTGCTGAGGACACTG GTTCATAATAGCAGTTCTGGAAAAGAAGCTCAACTTCGAGTATCATTGGAATCTCTCCTCAGTGCTGATCGAGTTGGTCGGTGGTGGATTGTTGGATCCTCTTGGAGTGGAGCTCCAATGATTGATGGCACCAGCAGCAAAATTCAACAAATACTACCTGAAGGAAAG gTGAGTTCAAAGATTCTGGAACTTGCTCGTAAACAGAGAATGAACACAGACATTAGGAGGAATATATTTTGTATCTTGATGTCTAGTGAAGACTTTTTGGATGCCTTCGAAAAACTTTTAAA GCTTAGACTTAAAGATCAGCAGGAGAGAGAGATTGTCCATGTCCTCATAGACTGTTGCCTGCAAGAGAAGACTTATAACCCCTTCTATGCATATTTGTCTGCCAAGTTCTGTGAATATGAAAGACGATTCCAG atgaCATTCCAGTTCAGTATATGGGACAAAATCAGAGATCTGGGAAACCTGTCCACTACGGCTTTCTCCAACTTAGTTCATCTCTTGGCTCATCTGTTGAAGACCAAGTCTCTCTTCCTTACTGTTTTCAAA GTAATTGAATTCAGTGATTTAGACAAGCCAAAGGTCCACTTCTTACGACAAGTGTTATCTGCATTATTCTTAAAAACAGATCCAGAAGAACTCAACCACATCTTTGGAAA GTTGGCTGACAACCCCAAACTGGGTATGCTGCATGAAGGCTTGAAGCTGTTTCTCACCCATTTCTTGCTGAGGAATATTCAAACTCACAAAAGTGTTAAAGAAGCCACTTTGCTAAAAGAAAGAATTGAACTAGTAACTAGGACTTTGAAAGCAAAAGAATCTAGATTAAAGTTATAG
- the NOM1 gene encoding nucleolar MIF4G domain-containing protein 1 isoform X2 — protein sequence MKRAASISSASGIGRSRNGRRGRQQQKADNLQKLGLAVREFVEAAAAGGIESGGGFSSPPGVPLQHQQPPSALRSRKSRRELRREKRKLKRRRRRLLGGGETAAEVKTSGKKEQPPKGEKKNNKPVLPPLPQAPERGKSLPASEGQRERPGKASPSASSALARKRALLAANEAEERKIRRLERQLGLSKRRKKKQEQQEGRRGAAAALPPSFARDGLGYVLGALESGATFSGLYESSEGEGEEGEGREEEEEEEEEEEEDLVVGEDPRSSDESTVEGESESEEEESRSLSSSEPGGKEPTSPRDKDENPCQDATKYIPPQMRRSEETIDAKKREELERLRKALKGLTNRLSEPNLASISGQLEELYMANSRKDMNETLTDIVISVCVTTSAMPPRLVMEHVLLVSILHRTVGIEVGAHFLETVVRKFDEVYKIDTEGKECENVLALIAHLYNFHVVHSLLIFDILKKLVSTFSEKDIELILLLLKNVGFSLRKDDALALKELIMEAQKKANAVGKQYQDQSKVHNSSSGKEAQLRVSLESLLSADRVGRWWIVGSSWSGAPMIDGTSSKIQQILPEGKVSSKILELARKQRMNTDIRRNIFCILMSSEDFLDAFEKLLKLRLKDQQEREIVHVLIDCCLQEKTYNPFYAYLSAKFCEYERRFQMTFQFSIWDKIRDLGNLSTTAFSNLVHLLAHLLKTKSLFLTVFKVIEFSDLDKPKVHFLRQVLSALFLKTDPEELNHIFGKLADNPKLGMLHEGLKLFLTHFLLRNIQTHKSVKEATLLKERIELVTRTLKAKESRLKL from the exons ATGAAGCGGGCGGCCTCTATCTCCTCAGCGTCCGGAATTGGCCGGAGCCGCAATGGGAGACGAgggcggcagcagcagaaggCCGACAACCTACAGAAACTGGGGCTGGCGGTGAGGGAGTTCGTGGAGGCGGCTGCTGCGGGGGGAATCGAAAGCGGCGGCGGGTTCTCCTCTCCTCCCGGGGTACcgctgcagcaccagcagccCCCGTCAGCGTTGCGGAGCAGGAAGAGCCGCCGGGAGCTGCGGCGAGAAAAACGCAAGCTGAAGCGAAGGCGGCGGCGGCTCTTGGGCGGCGGTGAGACGGCAGCGGAGGTGAAAACCTCTGGAAAGAAGGAGCAGCCGCCGAAGGGGGAGAAGAAGAACAACAAGCCGGTGCTGCCTCCGCTTCCTCAGGCCCCCGAGCGAGGGAAGAGTCTCCCCGCCTCCGAAGGCCAACGAGAGCGACCCGGGAAAGCCTCCCCTTCCGCCTCATCGGCCCTGGCGCGCAAGCGAGCTTTGCTGGCGGCCAACGAGGCGGAGGAGAGGAAGATCCGGCGGTTGGAGAGGCAGCTGGGGCTGAGCAAGCGTCGGAAGAagaagcaggagcagcaggagggGCGGAGGGGAGCGGCGGCGGCTTTGCCTCCAAGCTTCGCCAGGGACGGGCTGGGCTACGTGTTGGGAGCTCTGGAGTCGGGAGCCACCTTCTCCGGCCTATACGAGAGCAgcgagggagaaggagaggagggagaagggagggaagaggaggaggaggaggaggaagaagaggaggaggacttagTTGTGGGGGAAGACCCACGAAGCTCAGACGAATCCACTGTGGAAGGAGAAAGTGAAAGCGAAGAGGAAGAAAGTAGGTCCCTCAGCAGCTCAGAGCCTGGAGGCAAGGAACCCACCTCCCCCAGAGACAAGGATGAG aatccTTGCCAAGATGCTACAAAGTATATTCCCCCTCAAATGCGAAGGTCTGAAGAGACAATAGATGCCAAAAAAAGGGAAGAATTGGAAAGGCTGAGGAAAGCATTGAAAGGTCTAACTAACAG GTTGAGTGAACCAAATTTAGCCTCTATAAGTGGACAGTTAGAGGAGTTATACATGGCAAATAGTAGAAAAGATATGAACGAAACACTGACTGATATCGTTATTAGTGTTTGCGTTACAACATCGGCAATGCCTCCCAGGCTGGTGATGGAACATGTACTTTTAGTTAGCATCCTTCACCGAACAGTTGGAATTGAG GTTGGTGCTCATTTTTTGGAAACTGTGGTGAGGAAATTTGATGAAGTCTACAAAATTGACACTGAAGGGAAAGAATGTGAGAACGTGCTTGCCTTAATTGCTCATTTGTATAACTTTCATGTGGTGCATTCATTGCTGATATTTGACATCTTAAAGAAGCTTGTTAGCACTTTTTCTGAAAAAGATATTGAGCtaattctgctgctgctgaaaaatGTGGGCTTTTCCTTGAGGAAAGATGATGCTTTGGCACTGAAAGAACTTATCATGGAGGCCCAGAAAAAAGCAAACGCAGTAGGAAAGCAGTACCAGGACCAGTCAAAG GTTCATAATAGCAGTTCTGGAAAAGAAGCTCAACTTCGAGTATCATTGGAATCTCTCCTCAGTGCTGATCGAGTTGGTCGGTGGTGGATTGTTGGATCCTCTTGGAGTGGAGCTCCAATGATTGATGGCACCAGCAGCAAAATTCAACAAATACTACCTGAAGGAAAG gTGAGTTCAAAGATTCTGGAACTTGCTCGTAAACAGAGAATGAACACAGACATTAGGAGGAATATATTTTGTATCTTGATGTCTAGTGAAGACTTTTTGGATGCCTTCGAAAAACTTTTAAA GCTTAGACTTAAAGATCAGCAGGAGAGAGAGATTGTCCATGTCCTCATAGACTGTTGCCTGCAAGAGAAGACTTATAACCCCTTCTATGCATATTTGTCTGCCAAGTTCTGTGAATATGAAAGACGATTCCAG atgaCATTCCAGTTCAGTATATGGGACAAAATCAGAGATCTGGGAAACCTGTCCACTACGGCTTTCTCCAACTTAGTTCATCTCTTGGCTCATCTGTTGAAGACCAAGTCTCTCTTCCTTACTGTTTTCAAA GTAATTGAATTCAGTGATTTAGACAAGCCAAAGGTCCACTTCTTACGACAAGTGTTATCTGCATTATTCTTAAAAACAGATCCAGAAGAACTCAACCACATCTTTGGAAA GTTGGCTGACAACCCCAAACTGGGTATGCTGCATGAAGGCTTGAAGCTGTTTCTCACCCATTTCTTGCTGAGGAATATTCAAACTCACAAAAGTGTTAAAGAAGCCACTTTGCTAAAAGAAAGAATTGAACTAGTAACTAGGACTTTGAAAGCAAAAGAATCTAGATTAAAGTTATAG